A window of the Terriglobia bacterium genome harbors these coding sequences:
- a CDS encoding type II toxin-antitoxin system HicB family antitoxin yields the protein MSKPRYEVILYWSEEDQAFIAEVPELPGCAADGKTYREALASVEVVIQEWIEAARKLGRPIPQPKGRLVFA from the coding sequence ATGTCAAAACCGAGGTATGAAGTGATCCTATACTGGAGCGAAGAGGATCAGGCTTTCATCGCCGAGGTTCCCGAGCTTCCCGGCTGCGCCGCCGACGGAAAAACCTACCGGGAAGCCCTCGCCAGCGTTGAAGTCGTCATCCAGGAGTGGATCGAGGCGGCCAGGAAACTGGGGCGTCCCATCCCCCAACCCAAAGGGCGCCTCGTCTTCGCCTGA
- a CDS encoding type II toxin-antitoxin system HicA family toxin: MAAKKTLEKILRGTSDANIFFDDLRRVLQGLGFSERIRGSHHIFSRDGVDEILNLQPRGNKAKPYQVKQVRHVILKYRMGGELNVKTEV, encoded by the coding sequence TTGGCGGCGAAGAAGACCCTTGAAAAGATTCTGCGCGGAACCTCTGACGCCAATATTTTCTTCGATGATTTGCGGCGCGTACTGCAAGGCCTTGGGTTCAGCGAGCGGATTCGAGGGAGTCACCACATCTTCTCCCGCGATGGAGTGGACGAGATTCTGAACCTGCAGCCCAGGGGTAACAAGGCGAAACCGTATCAAGTGAAGCAGGTCCGCCATGTTATACTGAAATACCGAATGGGAGGCGAGCTGAATGTCAAAACCGAGGTATGA
- a CDS encoding energy transducer TonB produces the protein MKHVQRSIFPLFILAFARHAPRAMLPLLILAVAAPLRAADRQLIASLLEKAYKGQNMVLRTSNSGTMLRYSADGRLIKGGQPGPWTLDADIQCTGVELKRNDLVIKGKRLYFVYDKKLQALRPYFGPDIDVEIAIGHDSPSISALQQAIGKVFVTGSENSVLLVPDYWKDYLLHHPEESPKPVQQQMSAIPASTQKPVGESSKQALPKSPIFQVGAFTNPEKTRKVTAPVVTYKPEPPFTPEARMAHIEGWVVLSIVIDATGHVTVESIIRPLGMGLDDIAAQTLQTWRFKPSIVDGKPVPVRVLVQVGFGTH, from the coding sequence ATGAAGCACGTGCAACGCTCAATCTTCCCACTCTTCATTCTGGCCTTTGCGAGGCATGCACCGCGCGCAATGCTGCCGCTCCTGATTCTGGCCGTTGCGGCGCCTCTCCGCGCTGCCGACCGGCAACTCATCGCCTCGCTTCTCGAAAAAGCTTACAAGGGCCAGAACATGGTGCTGCGAACCTCCAATAGCGGCACGATGCTCCGCTACTCTGCGGACGGCCGCCTCATCAAAGGCGGCCAGCCGGGACCGTGGACGCTCGACGCCGACATCCAGTGCACCGGAGTCGAGCTCAAACGCAACGACCTCGTCATCAAGGGCAAGCGCCTCTACTTCGTGTACGACAAAAAGCTGCAAGCCCTGCGGCCCTATTTCGGTCCAGACATCGACGTTGAAATCGCTATCGGCCACGATTCCCCCAGCATTTCCGCTCTCCAGCAGGCCATAGGGAAAGTGTTTGTCACGGGCAGCGAAAATTCTGTGCTTCTCGTGCCCGACTACTGGAAGGATTACCTGCTTCATCACCCCGAGGAATCCCCAAAGCCGGTGCAGCAGCAGATGTCCGCGATTCCCGCCTCCACGCAAAAACCAGTGGGCGAAAGCAGCAAACAGGCATTGCCCAAGTCGCCCATTTTCCAAGTCGGGGCTTTCACAAACCCCGAAAAAACTCGCAAAGTAACCGCGCCAGTAGTGACTTACAAGCCGGAACCGCCTTTCACCCCTGAGGCGCGAATGGCTCACATTGAAGGATGGGTCGTTCTTTCCATAGTGATTGATGCAACGGGTCACGTCACAGTGGAATCCATCATCCGGCCGCTCGGCATGGGCCTGGATGACATCGCCGCCCAGACCCTTCAAACGTGGAGGTTTAAACCCTCCATCGTTGACGGCAAGCCTGTTCCTGTTCGCGTTCTAGTGCAGGTCGGCTTCGGGACTCACTGA
- a CDS encoding alpha-L-fucosidase, with amino-acid sequence MKIKLLAVAFFCTIPFAAWAQDAHYQPNWASLNQRPIPQWYDQAKFGIFIHWGVYSVPAFADPHAQGGEAYAEWYWNHMHDKNGPTWAFHVRNYGANFQYQDFASQFKARLFNPDQWAELFAESGTKYVVLTSKHHEGFCLWPCPASWNWNSVDVGPHQDLAGELSKAVVAHGLKMGFYYSLYEWYNPLYLQHSPSYVTEHMIPQMKDLVERYHPSVLWTDGEWEQPSSYWHSTDFLAWLFNDSPVKDDVVINDRWGKETRGVDGGFYTSEYGLRHGQQIAYTSVHKWEECQGIGKSFGYNRMETASDYKSTEQLIHLLVDSVSTGGNLLLDIGPTADGRIPVIMQERLLQMGQWLKLNGEAIYNSRPWRQAEEGNVRYTERDGNVYAIVYGWPGSELTLAAPRPGSGATVTLLGLGTELKWHEVDGTMRIQAPQPTAGLIGSPAATYVFKLSGVK; translated from the coding sequence ATGAAAATCAAACTTCTTGCTGTGGCCTTTTTCTGCACCATTCCGTTTGCCGCATGGGCGCAGGATGCTCATTATCAGCCCAACTGGGCCTCGCTCAACCAGCGCCCGATTCCGCAATGGTATGACCAGGCCAAGTTCGGCATCTTCATCCACTGGGGAGTTTATTCCGTCCCGGCCTTCGCGGACCCGCACGCCCAGGGCGGCGAGGCTTACGCCGAGTGGTACTGGAACCACATGCACGACAAGAACGGCCCGACGTGGGCTTTCCACGTACGCAACTACGGTGCGAACTTCCAGTACCAGGATTTTGCGAGCCAGTTCAAAGCCAGGTTGTTCAATCCCGACCAGTGGGCCGAGCTGTTTGCTGAGTCCGGAACAAAGTATGTAGTGCTGACATCAAAGCATCACGAAGGCTTTTGCCTGTGGCCGTGTCCGGCAAGCTGGAACTGGAACAGCGTGGATGTGGGTCCGCATCAGGACCTGGCGGGCGAACTGAGCAAGGCCGTTGTGGCCCACGGACTGAAGATGGGGTTCTACTACTCGCTCTACGAATGGTACAACCCGCTCTATCTTCAGCATTCCCCGAGCTACGTTACCGAGCACATGATTCCACAGATGAAAGACCTGGTGGAGCGCTACCATCCCTCGGTGCTGTGGACCGACGGTGAGTGGGAGCAGCCGAGTTCCTACTGGCACTCCACGGATTTTCTGGCGTGGCTGTTTAACGATTCGCCGGTGAAGGATGATGTCGTCATCAACGACCGCTGGGGCAAAGAGACGCGCGGCGTGGACGGCGGCTTCTACACGTCGGAGTACGGCCTGCGGCACGGCCAGCAAATAGCGTACACCAGCGTTCACAAGTGGGAAGAGTGCCAGGGCATCGGGAAATCGTTCGGCTATAACCGCATGGAAACAGCCTCCGATTACAAGAGCACGGAGCAGCTCATCCATCTGCTGGTAGACAGCGTCTCGACCGGCGGCAACCTGCTGCTCGACATCGGGCCCACCGCCGACGGCCGCATCCCGGTGATCATGCAGGAGCGGCTGCTGCAGATGGGCCAGTGGCTCAAGCTGAACGGCGAGGCCATCTACAACAGCCGGCCATGGCGCCAGGCGGAAGAGGGCAACGTCCGCTACACCGAGCGCGACGGTAACGTCTATGCCATCGTCTACGGCTGGCCGGGAAGCGAGCTGACGCTTGCTGCTCCTCGGCCAGGCTCGGGAGCAACGGTCACTCTGCTGGGCCTGGGCACAGAGCTCAAGTGGCACGAGGTTGACGGCACGATGCGCATCCAGGCGCCGCAGCCGACCGCAGGCCTGATCGGCTCGCCGGCGGCGACGTACGTGTTCAAACTCTCGGGTGTGAAGTGA
- a CDS encoding PLP-dependent aspartate aminotransferase family protein — MVEKPLDFATLAVHAGEDPCPATGALDTPIYQSTTFVSADADEMAAVYGEQKPGYMYTRYGNPTIHALESKLAALEGGEAALATASGMAAVSTAILGYVKTGDHVVAARSLYGATYNFLNRKLPRMGASATFVDSARVEDFEKALKPNTRLIYFETPSNPVLEVVDIAAVAALGLARGIPTMLDNTFASPALQQPLRMGATVSVHSATKYLCGHGDAMGGAIIGPRDYISLLVHEVIRDFGGVISPFNAWLILRGIRTLHLRMPAHCSNARQIAEFLAAHRNVEHVYYPGLPHHRGHEVAKKQMSDFGAMISFEAKGGYEGGKQVMDRVKLFARAASLGDTRSLILHPASTSHRAVPPEDRRAIGITDGLVRLSVGIEAAADLIADLDQALQF; from the coding sequence ATGGTGGAGAAACCATTGGATTTCGCTACGCTGGCCGTGCACGCTGGGGAGGATCCTTGCCCGGCGACGGGGGCGCTGGACACGCCAATCTACCAGTCAACTACCTTTGTCTCCGCGGATGCGGACGAGATGGCCGCGGTCTATGGCGAGCAGAAGCCCGGTTACATGTACACGCGCTACGGCAATCCTACCATTCATGCGCTGGAATCCAAGCTGGCGGCGCTTGAGGGCGGCGAGGCCGCGCTGGCCACGGCTTCCGGAATGGCGGCGGTTTCAACGGCGATTCTCGGTTACGTCAAGACGGGCGATCACGTGGTGGCGGCGCGCTCGCTGTACGGAGCAACCTACAACTTCCTGAACAGAAAACTACCTCGCATGGGCGCCTCGGCAACCTTCGTGGATTCGGCCCGCGTGGAGGATTTCGAGAAGGCGTTAAAACCTAATACGCGCCTGATCTATTTTGAAACACCCAGCAACCCTGTGCTGGAAGTGGTGGACATCGCCGCCGTCGCTGCCCTGGGCCTCGCCCGCGGAATCCCCACCATGCTGGACAACACGTTTGCCTCGCCCGCGCTTCAACAGCCGCTGCGGATGGGAGCCACAGTGTCGGTCCATTCGGCCACCAAGTATCTCTGTGGGCACGGCGACGCGATGGGCGGAGCCATCATCGGTCCGCGCGATTACATCTCGCTGCTGGTCCATGAAGTCATTCGCGACTTCGGAGGCGTGATCAGCCCTTTCAACGCTTGGCTGATTCTGCGTGGCATCCGCACGCTCCACCTGCGCATGCCTGCCCACTGCTCGAACGCCCGGCAGATCGCGGAATTCCTCGCGGCGCATCGCAATGTTGAACACGTCTACTATCCCGGCTTGCCCCATCATCGCGGTCACGAGGTCGCAAAGAAGCAGATGAGCGATTTTGGGGCCATGATCAGTTTTGAAGCGAAGGGCGGCTACGAAGGCGGCAAGCAAGTAATGGACCGCGTCAAGCTGTTTGCGCGCGCCGCCAGCCTGGGCGATACGCGCTCGCTGATTTTGCATCCGGCTTCCACCAGCCACCGCGCCGTGCCGCCGGAAGATCGCCGCGCCATCGGCATCACCGATGGACTGGTGCGATTGTCAGTGGGCATTGAAGCAGCCGCTGACCTGATCGCTGATCTCGATCAGGCGCTGCAATTCTGA
- a CDS encoding carboxypeptidase-like regulatory domain-containing protein — MTAKKKGPPTSKTVVGQVFDGQDNGIAGAAVEITDLSTNKTSAIYTGPEGRFTFTDLKLTQDYQLKAHYKGQFSEVRKVSSWDTRTDLVLNLHIPAPSE, encoded by the coding sequence TTGACGGCAAAAAAAAAGGGACCTCCCACTTCAAAGACCGTGGTGGGCCAGGTGTTCGATGGCCAGGACAATGGCATTGCAGGCGCGGCAGTGGAAATCACCGATCTGTCAACAAATAAGACGTCTGCCATTTACACCGGGCCCGAGGGGCGATTCACCTTCACAGACCTGAAGCTGACGCAGGATTACCAGCTCAAGGCTCATTACAAGGGCCAATTTTCTGAGGTGCGCAAGGTCAGCTCCTGGGACACTCGCACCGACCTGGTGCTGAACCTCCACATTCCGGCGCCGAGCGAATGA
- the tyrS gene encoding tyrosine--tRNA ligase, whose product MTINEQLAYLTKGAEETIRAEDLRTKLERAAKAGTPLRVKAGFDPTAPDIHLGHTVLIRKLKHFQDLGHTVIFLIGDFTGLIGDPSGRNVTRPPMTPEEIAANAETYKKQVFKILDPEKTVVDFNNRWLGKLHSQEWMNLLSKYTVARLLERDDFSKRFKEGHPITLLELVYPLAMAYDSVALRADVELGGTDQKFNLLAGRTIQQEYGQEPQVIMMMPILEGLDGVQKMSKSLGNYVGINEAPQEMFGKLMSISDDLMWRYYDLLTDMTPTDIAGLKKSVSDGATHPLEMKKRLASRIVSDFHGAESAGQAQKDWETQFQRKGVPAEVPTLTYFIPIKLTTFLAMHELASSKAEAARKIKEGAVSITVGESEDPAWERISDPTWEFCPAKYHDSGCVTFRVGRKLLKVSVRP is encoded by the coding sequence ATGACGATTAACGAACAACTCGCTTATCTCACCAAGGGCGCGGAAGAGACTATCCGCGCTGAAGACCTTCGTACCAAGCTCGAGCGCGCCGCGAAGGCGGGCACGCCTCTCCGCGTCAAGGCAGGTTTCGATCCCACGGCACCGGATATCCACCTCGGCCACACTGTCCTGATCCGCAAGCTGAAACATTTTCAGGACCTTGGCCACACGGTGATCTTTTTGATCGGCGACTTTACGGGCCTTATTGGAGATCCCTCGGGACGCAACGTCACGCGGCCGCCGATGACCCCAGAAGAAATTGCTGCCAACGCCGAAACTTACAAGAAGCAGGTGTTCAAGATCCTTGACCCGGAAAAGACGGTGGTGGACTTCAACAACCGCTGGCTGGGAAAGCTGCACAGCCAGGAGTGGATGAACCTGCTATCGAAATACACTGTCGCCCGCCTGCTGGAGCGCGACGATTTCAGCAAGCGGTTCAAGGAGGGACACCCGATCACGCTGCTGGAACTGGTCTACCCTTTGGCCATGGCATACGATTCGGTCGCGCTTAGGGCCGACGTCGAACTGGGCGGGACGGACCAGAAGTTCAACCTGCTGGCGGGCCGCACCATCCAGCAGGAATACGGCCAGGAACCCCAGGTCATCATGATGATGCCCATCCTCGAGGGGCTCGACGGCGTGCAGAAAATGTCGAAATCGCTGGGCAATTACGTGGGCATCAACGAGGCACCGCAGGAAATGTTCGGTAAGCTGATGTCCATTTCCGACGACCTGATGTGGCGCTACTATGATTTACTCACCGACATGACGCCCACGGATATCGCCGGACTGAAGAAGTCGGTCAGCGATGGCGCCACTCATCCGCTGGAAATGAAAAAGCGCCTCGCCAGCCGAATCGTTTCCGATTTCCATGGAGCGGAGTCCGCCGGTCAGGCGCAAAAAGATTGGGAAACGCAATTTCAGAGGAAGGGAGTTCCGGCAGAAGTCCCCACATTGACATACTTCATCCCCATTAAACTCACCACGTTCCTTGCGATGCACGAATTGGCCTCGTCCAAAGCAGAGGCCGCACGCAAGATTAAAGAGGGGGCCGTTTCAATCACGGTGGGTGAGTCAGAGGATCCCGCTTGGGAGCGCATTTCGGATCCCACTTGGGAATTTTGCCCAGCGAAGTATCATGATTCCGGTTGCGTAACCTTTCGCGTCGGACGAAAGCTGCTGAAGGTCAGCGTCAGGCCCTGA
- the purN gene encoding phosphoribosylglycinamide formyltransferase, whose protein sequence is MKNIGILLSGRGSNFEVIARNTACEKIPAKIALVISNREQAPGLETARSMGLNTLYIPSKGKDREAYDQEVVAALRGAHVDLVCLAGFMRILSPVFVRAFPGRILNIHPALLPAFPGLDAQKQALEYGVKFTGCTVHIVDESMDTGPIVLQAVVPVLADDTVETLSARILKEEHRIYSEAICLMLEDRVRIEGRRVFSAR, encoded by the coding sequence ATGAAGAACATCGGCATTTTGCTTTCCGGGCGAGGGTCGAATTTTGAGGTGATCGCGCGCAACACGGCATGCGAGAAAATCCCCGCGAAAATCGCTCTGGTCATCAGCAACCGCGAGCAGGCTCCGGGCCTTGAGACCGCCCGCAGCATGGGATTGAACACACTTTACATTCCTTCCAAGGGCAAAGATCGCGAAGCCTATGACCAGGAAGTTGTCGCCGCCCTCAGAGGTGCGCATGTGGACCTGGTGTGCCTGGCGGGATTTATGCGTATCCTCAGCCCGGTTTTTGTCCGGGCATTTCCCGGGCGCATCCTCAACATCCACCCGGCGCTTCTTCCAGCGTTTCCGGGTCTCGACGCGCAGAAGCAGGCCCTCGAATATGGCGTCAAATTCACCGGCTGCACCGTCCACATCGTGGATGAAAGCATGGACACCGGCCCCATCGTTCTCCAGGCCGTCGTACCCGTGCTCGCCGATGACACGGTTGAAACGCTCTCGGCACGCATCCTGAAGGAAGAACACCGCATCTATTCCGAGGCCATTTGCCTGATGCTCGAAGATCGGGTCCGAATCGAGGGGCGGCGAGTGTTTTCGGCGAGGTGA
- the purM gene encoding phosphoribosylformylglycinamidine cyclo-ligase yields the protein MRYRDAGVDITAASRAKSQIKELVSRTFNPRVLRGFGAFGGFYSLKGLPSDAVLVSSMDGVGTKLKIAFAVNRHEGVARDLVFHSVNDIAVHGARPLFFLDYLATGKIRGKVVTGIVRGLSDACRQVGCALIGGETAQMPGFYAENEYDLAGCIVGWVRQRQILDGSRIRPGDVILGLLSLGLHTNGYSLARKVLIEQAGIGLSQYVPKLGRRLDEELLAPHRCYAPLLLPLHQKGWLTGLVHITGGGITENTPRILPANCQAEIHLGSWPVPPVFTMIASLGRVRQPEMLRTFNMGLGMLLIVPNKNVEDVSRALRRKKEKFWTVGRVVRGKAEVKYLAGSPESAE from the coding sequence ATGCGCTATCGAGACGCGGGCGTCGACATCACTGCGGCGAGCCGCGCCAAATCGCAGATTAAAGAGCTGGTCAGCAGGACCTTCAATCCTCGCGTCCTGAGAGGGTTCGGGGCCTTTGGCGGCTTCTATTCACTGAAGGGCTTGCCCTCAGACGCCGTGCTGGTCTCCAGCATGGACGGCGTGGGAACCAAGCTCAAGATCGCTTTCGCCGTCAATCGCCATGAGGGCGTTGCTCGCGACCTGGTTTTCCATTCGGTCAACGACATCGCGGTCCACGGCGCGCGGCCGCTCTTCTTCCTGGATTATCTTGCGACGGGGAAAATTCGCGGGAAAGTCGTCACCGGCATCGTGCGCGGGCTCTCCGACGCCTGTCGGCAGGTGGGCTGCGCTCTCATCGGCGGAGAGACCGCACAGATGCCAGGCTTTTACGCTGAGAATGAATACGATCTGGCCGGCTGCATTGTCGGATGGGTGCGACAGCGCCAAATTCTGGACGGAAGCCGAATCCGCCCCGGTGACGTCATCCTGGGCCTGCTCTCGCTTGGCTTGCACACCAATGGCTATTCCCTTGCCCGGAAGGTATTGATTGAGCAGGCGGGCATCGGGCTCTCGCAATACGTTCCGAAACTTGGGCGCAGGCTCGATGAAGAACTGCTGGCGCCGCACCGCTGTTACGCGCCGCTGCTCCTGCCGCTGCATCAAAAGGGATGGCTCACGGGCTTGGTCCACATCACGGGCGGCGGCATTACGGAGAACACACCGCGCATCCTTCCCGCAAATTGCCAGGCGGAAATCCATCTGGGATCGTGGCCCGTCCCTCCAGTTTTCACCATGATTGCCAGCCTCGGAAGGGTGCGCCAGCCAGAAATGCTGCGCACTTTCAATATGGGTCTGGGCATGCTCCTGATTGTTCCGAATAAGAACGTGGAAGACGTCTCCCGCGCGCTCCGAAGGAAGAAAGAGAAGTTTTGGACGGTGGGCAGGGTCGTTCGCGGCAAGGCTGAGGTAAAATACCTCGCTGGTTCTCCCGAATCTGCCGAGTAG